GGTTTTCCACGTAAATATTTGTGTctattttttgctttatttttatccttataattttattatcaccccgtttttatttatacaaatcaCATTATTACCAATTTAATTTACGAGATCCTTACCAGAACTAGATTTTCGTACAGGTGGTTGTATAATGTAAATGGAAGGTTCTTCGACTTCCATGAttaattgaatggttcaaactggTCAATTTGAAAGCCAATGATGGAGGATATTTTATACTGTAAAGACATGCATGAAGCAATAGAAGGAGAATAAGCCAAGTCCAAAGACATGAAGTATCCGGACTGGAACAAGTTGAATAGAGTGATTATGTGATGTGGTAAGCTTGTGGGCCCTTTTACGTCTCGTGCTAAGAGTAGTCCCTGTTTATTGGGAGTTGGGGTTCTCTTTATAGAGTGATTGTGTGATGTGGTAAGCTTGTGGGCCTTAGCTTATGCTGTGCGGTTAGGGGTATATGGGCTTTACCTGGCCATATTCCTAATCAATTAGTCCCCCAAAACGGGTTGGGTTGCTAGGCCACTTGTTGTCTAAGTAGTCCTCAATCAAATTCTCACAGTCAAACTTCGGCTCTATAGGAATCGCATTCAGCCAATGCACCAGGTCCTCTTCGCTCTCGGTTAGATCCCGAGGGACTGGCCAAGTAATGGGATAAGTGGGGTTAGGATTCCAGTGCACTTGAAAAGGAAAAGTCGGGTCAGCAGTCTTCACCTTAATGTACCGATGGCGCCATTCAAACGACTACGATTTTAGGCCCCAAACGACTTAAAATGTGGATGTTGAAAGTTGACATGTTGGGAGTATACAACACATGTCAGCCTATAACCAGCCTTTTTGAAACATGGAGTACATCACTGCCATCATCCTCCATCCATTCCCAGTAATCGGAGCCGGAGCAAAATTGAACTCCCATAACCTTTCAACAAAAGGCAACAGTGGTAGCCTTATCCTTACATCCATCTGGTCTTCACAGACCACTATCTCAATCGAAGCACAAAAGTCTTTGACCCGCTCCTCCAACGAAAACGCAACAAAACAAGCGCCCACCACAAGAAGGTATCACACCTAGTGGCTCATCCTCATCGGAGGAGATGGAGCATCTAATAAAGTATCTAAGTAGCCCAAACTCCGAATACTCCATTGAGCCCAGCGCCTTTTGGCCGTCAACATCGGACAACTCGTTGGACCAAAAAACCTTAAGACAACCCTTTGACGGCTCCCCTGAACCTCATGGACATTCTGGTCATTAATCATTTTATCtcaaaaacaataaatattGTTGACCTTGCATCATAAATGTAACTTCTCTCTATGTCAGAGTGTCTTCAGGAGACCGCTCCTAGGGCAGATCATATAGTAAGTGAAAACGGACCTAGACTCCTCATCATCATGGAATATCAAATgaaacaaatatttttttttaatataattcaatatatatatatatatatatatttcatatataatcaaagatGCTCAATTTGTAAAATTTGTGAATATCGgagatttttcaaattttggatTCAACCAAAACAAAGTCCGGCGTCGCCCCTACAATCAAGTCTGCAGTTTCCGATCCGGGTCGGCCCGGCCCGTCAATTTAGCGAAGAAGAAATGGACGGCATCTCTTTCTCCCCCATTAACAAACTTGTTGTCTGTTTGAGATGACAGTGGAAAGTTAGGTATAACacagaggaagaggaagaaggaaaGTCATTTTCGTACTATTCCAGGGTCTGTCCTATTCATTACTTCGACTTCCCTATCAAACCATCCCTTTCTTCAACCATTTCTACTCTGCTCTATTCTTCCTTTCGCTCCTTGTTGTATATAATGTACCCATAACACCAATTCACTCAATTTCTCCTTAATTCACCCTCAAAAACCCACTCGTTTTCTCTTAATAGAGGGAGAAATTAAGCAGGAGTTTGCTCACAACATTTCGATGGACTCTCAACTGTTGGTAGCACTTGCTCTCTCTCTTGTGGGTGGTCTCAGCACTTCTATAGGTCAGTTACAGacccttctctctctctctctctctctattgtGAATTTATGTGACTGATTTATATAGTAATTTCATGACTGGAAAGGAGAAATTCTCTATTTTGTTTTGGTCTGTGGATTGAATTTTGATTCTAAATTGATTAAATAAGTAATGGGTTGAAGGGAAACTGACTTTGATTAAACTATTAGGATTTAGGAGTAAGAGAGCTTCGTAGAAATCATATTCATAGATGATAAGGTAGAAGTAGCTTGATAACTCGAGTGTTTAGTTTATGATGTTGAAAGCTATTCACTGGATATATGTTAGGATATAACAGGCAAGTTAGGTTTTCTTTTGGGGATGATATTGAAGTTCAAATTTTAAGTATAAAGACTCTTAAGATTAGGAATAACTCTCCATTTTTTCATGACAGTTTGTAATGCTCTTTTTCCTAAATTTATAAGTAAATAAGCTGCTATGAGGATAGGAAATATGTCAGTAACTGATGAGAATAATGTGCCATGACTTCACACATCTTTTTGAAACCTTCAAAACtttctgaactttttttttaaagtactTTTTTGCTGTGTGCTTCATATGTCTCTAGTGTCTAGTTGGATGAAATTTTTCGGGAAGATGGGTCTTGTTCTGCAAGCTAATCTTACCTGTTTGGTTATGCAACAGGTGCACTTGTTGTAATTATTAATCAGACTCCCAACTTAAAGATGCTTGGGCTTTTACAGGTGATTCTGAGAGGTTGAACCCCTCCGGGTCTAATCCAATAACTATAAGCCAGTTTACATTTACTTGTTTCTTCTTCGTTGTTTTCTTTTCGGTGCAGTTGTTGTTTGTGGATTAACACTGTTTAGACCATTGTGTGCAGGGTTTTGCTGCAGGTTTAATGTTGAGCATATCATTCCTTGATCTGGCTCATAATGCTATTAATTCAATTGGCTTCTTAAAAGGCAACCTTTGGGTTAGCAATATCTTTTGAAATTTCGAATTCTAGTATTTCCTTCCAGATATCATTTATTCAGGTCTGTTTGATTATATTGCAGTTTTTTGGAGGTGTTGTATTTTTTGCTATTATTACAAAGTTTATCCCAGAACCAACAGTTATCCCTGGTTCAGATGATAAAAGCAAAAAGGTTTTAGATTTTCTACCCCATATCCAATAAAACTATTTAGTTTCTCAAGCTGATATGTGCTAGAATCTTAAACAATATACTGATGATTTCATTTGTGCTTCGGAGCAAATGAAGGGGCGTGGAGGAAAGGACATCATGAAAAAGCATCGCCGTCAAGTTTTCTTCAGCGGGATTATTacagctattggtatgtttactTGATCTCTGATTCTATTTATTCATTCTATCAACTTCTGGTCTTGATTTGGGGGAATTAGCAGCACTACACTACCCGTGTTGATTGAAACAACATGGTCCAAGACCATGTAGTTGTTTGCTTTCACCCAATTACCATTTCTTGGGTCTCACAACTTTAAAATGCGTGTAAATTTATTGAAAACACACCCTGCTAATATAACTCGATCACTACCTCTCCATTTTCAACGTGGGATTCAGTTTATTCTTTCCCCGTGGCCATCATTTAGAGACTACTCCTTGCTCAAGTCTTCCACCCCAGCACCACCCATTTAGGATCAAATGGTTATATTGTAACATGACATAAGATGCTAAGAGTGTATAGATATAGCCTCATAATAGTAGAAAGCTATATGCAGATCTCGTTTTATTGAATTCCATGTTTGAAACTTGGTTGCTTTATGCTTAAACTGGGCTGATTGGATGCTGCATTTTTTGTCTCATGAATTTTAGGCATAAGCTTGCACAATTTTCCAGAGGGCATGGCAGTGTTTCTTGGCTCAATGAAGGTAGCTTCATCCTTGTTTGTATTGCATTCACAATACTGCGTGCATTTTGTGGAAGAACAAGTACTATAAATAAGTCTTCTACTGAATTATATTTTTACAGATTGGAGCCTAGCAACTCTTACTCTGTATTATTAAGTTGATATTGATTTCCGTTCAGTCGAATACTTGTGGGTTTTCAGCTACTGATAAAGTTATGCATCTCTCCTTTTTTTGGGGTCCATCTTGTGCACTGTTACTAATCAAACAAAAGTTCACCCAAAGTAGTCTGTATTTCTGAAATTTATAGGACCGATGTCTACATGTTTTACTGGAGATAAATAATAATGTGCAGTAACCTCTAACTTTATGCAATTGGCAACTGGAAGTTAGTTGTGACTACTGTCATTTTCTGGTCATGAGATCCAAAAGCACCAGTATTTATTTCTTTGCAACTCATTTCTGTTATTTACAAGTATTGCATTTCTTTTGTAGGGCCTGCGTGTTGGTGTTAATTTGGCCTTGGCCATTGCTTTGCACAACATTCCGGAGGTATAACTTTTGATTTCCTGACTATTCTTTTATTCTGGCAGTTAGCAGTTCATTATATGATTGTTTCGTTGTCTGAACTTAAATTGGGAACTTATCTGGTTACTGTAAAAGTTAATGAGTATTAAGTTTCATTGCTTTAGAACAGACAAATACTTCTGATAGATAAATACAATGGAAATTGTTGTGTTTGAAGTATAGATTAATTTCTAGTggattttactttttattttttaattttttttttcataatctGTATGTGCACATTTGTATAGGGTGTTGCTGTGGCGCTGCCTGTTTATTTTGCAACAGAAAGGTGAGAAAGAATCCTTTGGAGAACTGTTTCAGTTAATCATTTGTTTAGTGACTTGGAGCTGAAATATGTGTGGAACTTAAAAAGATTACCTTACTAATCAGCATGAatgatgcttttttttttcctacactaattatattagataattttgaactttattttctttctgaattttttgtattttattgatCAAATATCGTGTTGGGGTGGCGGACAATGGCAActggtagggtacccgcgggtagtgccaatcacaaacccttacccgtttatttgttaattacccgtacccttcccattaccctaacgggtatatgttttgcatcccatacccgtccatTTAATTTacgggtacccacgggtacccttacccgttaagaatcactaaataaaacaaaaaatattacaaatttaacaaagtataaatttaataaatcattcatttaaccgagggagcgaatctgtgtcgctgacacgacttgattttcacggttttatatgatggttcatgttagccgaccccgaatcatttcgggactaaggctttgttgttgttgttgttgtattcatttaaaaaatgaacaaattgaaccttaatcaataaaaataaaatagcttAGTGTTATCACTTAATGGTCGAAGAACAAAATGTTGgtattcaaatctcacatcttacatctaaaaaaaaaaaaaaaaagggcggcccggtcgcattacgcgtcgtcgctgagcgagggtccggggaggggtcccaccacaagggtgtattgggggcaagccttcccttgccaatttaattggcaagaggccgctcctaagactcgaacccgtgacctctggtcacacggcaacaacgttttaccgttgcgccaacatcttacatctaaaacacaataatattttttaatatataaaaaattatgacgggtaacgggtaccgggtaccctagggggtctttccatacccgtcccattacccaacgggtaatgattttgatcccatacccttttatacagggtacgggtagtcctaTTAGGGccgggtagtgccgggtacccgcgggtagggtacccgttgccatccctaggcGGACTACTGAAGAGAATATTTGTTGCTTAGATGTTTTGCTAGTGGCATGGGAAGTTTGAGTGATTTTGGATTGCTAATTGGGGCAGAGCTGAAGCTAGTTAACACCATAAACTTAGGGTCTATTTggtttgctgtttactgttaGTTGTTTTTTGTTGCCGGTATATATTAGCTAAGTTTTCTTCCAAAATAGCTATCGGCAGATGTTTGTCAatcctaaccaaacacttataTTCAATGTTTGGAGTAAAACAACAAAAGGTGAACCAAATGGGCACTAAATATCTCTTATGAAATGATTTTGGGAATGCCAATTGTAtggtgggtaaattacatccatggctcCTCAACTTTGGTCTTACTTTCTTTATGGTCCCTGGATTTTAAATCCTGACATAAAAGTCTCTGAGCTTTGccttttactgataaaaaagaTTAAAAGTCCCTTGTGAAAGTACAGTAAACGGGCTCAAAATGACGAAgacgacctcaaaatggaaaagtcCAAGAATTAACGTTGTTTAGAACCACATTTACCATGAAgcatgttttttattttccaaaatcaccatttttggatctttctctctctaacaacaactttctctctcctaatcaAAGAACacttaaataacctcaaaaccaaaaagttcaagaattacaattgcttagaatatcatttccACCGGCTCTATAATGGAGGGTTATGCCTTATTGTAGTGGTTAAAGGTTAAGGGGCTTTTATGTTAGTAAACGGCAAAGTCAAATTCAAGGATTTCTATGTCCGGTTTTGAAGGTGAGGGCCCAGAAAGAACGTAAGGCTGAAGTTGAGGGACCCTGGTTGTATTTTACCCTTATAATCATCTCCAAAGCTCCTCATTTTACTGCCTCTTTTCTTCTAGTAATGAAGAAATTTGTGAATTGTGTTTTCTGTAGTCATCGCTCTCAGATCATTGTGTAGTTATTATTGTCATATATTTACAGCAGCTCCTGGATTCGGCAGTACTTCCCCTTGCCCGGTTGATTTGTGTGGTGAGATCTGTTCACTACAGTTCTTCCCATACTAATTACGTTTCAACCTTTAGCTACATTCATGTGCATCCATTTGAATAGAATAATATGTAT
The DNA window shown above is from Euphorbia lathyris chromosome 1, ddEupLath1.1, whole genome shotgun sequence and carries:
- the LOC136222817 gene encoding zinc transporter ZTP29, yielding MDSQLLVALALSLVGGLSTSIGALVVIINQTPNLKMLGLLQGFAAGLMLSISFLDLAHNAINSIGFLKGNLWFFGGVVFFAIITKFIPEPTVIPGSDDKSKKGRGGKDIMKKHRRQVFFSGIITAIGISLHNFPEGMAVFLGSMKGLRVGVNLALAIALHNIPEGVAVALPVYFATESKWQAFKLATLSGFAEPLGVVIVAYLFPSSLNPEILEGLLASVGGVMAFLTLHEMLPLAFDYAGQKQAVKAVFLGMAFMSASLYFLEISLPKDMSL